Proteins found in one Vagococcus carniphilus genomic segment:
- a CDS encoding helix-turn-helix transcriptional regulator, with the protein MKIERMLTIIVMLLNRNRVTANELAEKFEVSVRTIYRDIETINLAGIPIISHSGNNGGFSIYENYKLNHQVLTINNLSSLLSVLKDINSTVDDIELESSIEKLQNIVPDNKMDHLKIQSEQIIIDLHPYGDSPAQKKLVKTLRQAITQTRLLTIDYRNYDNVVSNRKIEPMSLIFKNYTWYLFAYCLLKDDFRLFRVSRIKDYHMEEQFFKRREKSYHEIIALENEQAKMIELVLKVSPLMKSRVEDIFNEEDIEMLETGELLVTASFPEKDWLFSLIFSFGEHVEVLAPKEMRESVASKLKLMANKYQ; encoded by the coding sequence ATGAAAATAGAACGTATGTTAACAATCATTGTGATGTTACTTAATAGAAATCGCGTCACAGCCAATGAATTGGCTGAAAAATTTGAGGTTTCAGTTAGAACGATTTACAGAGATATTGAAACGATTAATTTGGCAGGAATTCCGATTATTTCTCATTCTGGAAACAATGGTGGATTCAGTATTTATGAAAATTACAAGTTGAATCATCAAGTATTAACCATAAATAATTTATCTTCTTTACTTTCTGTTCTTAAGGATATTAATTCTACAGTTGATGATATTGAATTAGAATCATCCATAGAAAAATTACAAAATATTGTACCTGATAACAAGATGGATCACTTAAAAATTCAATCGGAGCAAATTATCATAGATTTGCATCCTTACGGTGACTCGCCAGCTCAAAAAAAGTTAGTTAAAACACTAAGGCAAGCAATCACACAGACTCGTTTACTGACTATTGACTACAGAAATTATGATAATGTTGTTAGCAATAGAAAAATAGAACCTATGTCATTAATCTTTAAAAATTATACGTGGTATTTGTTTGCTTATTGTCTTTTAAAGGATGATTTTAGATTATTTAGAGTTTCTCGTATAAAGGATTATCATATGGAAGAACAATTTTTCAAACGTCGTGAAAAATCCTATCATGAGATTATAGCATTAGAAAACGAGCAAGCAAAAATGATAGAGCTTGTCTTGAAGGTATCACCTTTAATGAAATCACGAGTAGAGGATATATTTAATGAAGAAGATATTGAGATGTTAGAAACAGGGGAATTGCTTGTAACAGCTAGTTTTCCTGAAAAAGATTGGTTATTCTCTCTTATCTTTAGTTTTGGAGAACATGTAGAAGTTTTAGCCCCAAAAGAAATGCGTGAATCAGTTGCTTCTAAGCTTAAATTGATGGCAAACAAATATCAATAA
- the buk gene encoding butyrate kinase translates to MKSYKIFTINPGSTSTKIALFNDDELIFSQNIMHSTEDLAIFSEINDQLDYRKEIILKVLKEKGQTLEGTDAFVGRGGGFKTVKSGVLAINELMLKDAFDGFAGQHPCNLAVQLANEFVREFGGVAYTVNPPVVDELQDLARATGLKNIYRKSSIHALNQKEVGIRYAHSQDKQYEDLNLVIAHLGGGISVTAHEKGRMIDSSDNINGDGPMSPNRSGSIPALSVLRLAFSGDYTQKELEKLLTREAGWMDHIGITDGIELADRIKQGDSYAKFVHDALVYQVAKNIGSYATVLKGDVEAIILTGGLAYDKSLVEQLKEMTGYIAPVISMPGEYEMEALAAGALRIFRREEEAQEYTGEAVWQGFDFEEASLDGVN, encoded by the coding sequence ATGAAGTCTTATAAAATTTTTACAATTAACCCAGGCTCAACATCGACTAAAATTGCATTATTTAATGATGATGAACTTATTTTTAGTCAAAATATTATGCATAGTACAGAAGACTTAGCTATTTTTTCGGAAATCAACGATCAATTAGATTATCGTAAAGAGATTATATTGAAAGTTTTAAAAGAAAAAGGTCAAACACTTGAAGGTACTGATGCTTTTGTTGGCCGTGGTGGAGGATTTAAAACTGTTAAAAGTGGTGTGTTAGCTATTAATGAATTAATGTTGAAAGATGCTTTTGATGGTTTTGCAGGACAACATCCATGTAATTTGGCTGTCCAATTAGCTAATGAATTTGTTCGCGAATTTGGCGGTGTTGCTTACACTGTTAATCCACCAGTAGTAGATGAACTCCAAGATTTAGCACGAGCAACAGGTCTTAAAAATATTTATCGAAAAAGTAGTATTCATGCTTTGAATCAAAAGGAAGTTGGCATTCGATATGCTCACTCACAAGATAAACAATATGAAGATTTAAATCTCGTTATTGCTCATCTTGGCGGAGGGATTTCAGTAACGGCTCACGAAAAAGGGCGTATGATAGATTCTAGTGATAATATCAACGGTGACGGCCCAATGAGTCCAAACAGATCAGGATCAATACCTGCTTTAAGTGTCTTACGTTTAGCTTTTTCAGGTGACTACACACAAAAAGAATTAGAAAAACTTCTAACAAGAGAAGCAGGGTGGATGGATCACATTGGTATAACGGATGGAATCGAGTTAGCGGATCGAATTAAACAAGGTGATTCATATGCAAAATTTGTCCATGATGCACTCGTTTATCAAGTGGCTAAAAATATTGGCTCATACGCTACCGTTTTAAAAGGTGATGTAGAGGCAATTATACTAACAGGTGGTTTAGCATACGACAAATCTCTAGTAGAGCAACTAAAAGAGATGACAGGATATATTGCTCCAGTTATCTCAATGCCAGGAGAATATGAAATGGAAGCTTTAGCTGCAGGTGCGCTTCGAATTTTCCGCAGAGAAGAAGAAGCTCAAGAATATACAGGAGAGGCTGTTTGGCAAGGGTTTGATTTTGAGGAGGCGAGTCTAGATGGTGTTAACTAA
- a CDS encoding SMODS domain-containing nucleotidyltransferase, whose product MSKQSQFLKLLSDIEPSRTTKSNCVTAHTNLRIFLKNHTTYKDIHLDTMLSGSYRRETAIRPKAQNGVIKRPDVDVVIVTNYDLSDSPSEVIDDLYNVLKDKYFNITKQTRSIGITTANVDMDAVPVIAPYGIDGTWYIADRDLDEWLITNPRGQIEHSTTTNTNNNYRYKPLVKLFKWWRRENPTIYKRPKGYLLELMVAENISKNNSNYAILFTETLESMVDKYSINILLDIVPFIPDPGVPNNSVLNGITSEQFKALYKKIEEHAIISRQALDTEDGEESTKLWKKVFGNEFPVSTSSSNSLYSEQNASTNFNFPNKPLKPNGPNGFGK is encoded by the coding sequence ATGAGTAAGCAATCCCAATTTTTAAAATTATTATCTGATATTGAACCTAGTAGGACTACAAAGAGTAATTGTGTAACTGCTCACACTAATTTAAGAATTTTTTTAAAAAATCATACTACTTATAAAGATATTCACTTAGATACTATGTTGTCAGGATCATACAGGAGAGAAACTGCTATTCGTCCTAAAGCCCAAAATGGAGTAATTAAAAGGCCTGATGTAGATGTTGTTATAGTTACTAATTATGATTTAAGTGATTCTCCAAGTGAAGTAATAGACGATTTGTATAATGTTTTAAAGGACAAATATTTTAACATAACTAAACAAACACGTTCTATTGGTATAACAACAGCTAATGTTGATATGGACGCTGTACCCGTGATTGCACCATATGGTATCGACGGAACTTGGTATATTGCTGATAGGGATTTAGACGAATGGTTAATTACAAACCCTAGAGGTCAAATTGAACACTCTACAACCACCAATACTAATAATAATTATCGCTATAAGCCTCTTGTAAAACTATTTAAATGGTGGCGTAGAGAAAACCCGACAATTTATAAACGACCTAAAGGTTATCTTTTAGAATTAATGGTTGCAGAAAACATTTCAAAGAATAATAGTAATTATGCTATTTTATTTACTGAAACTCTTGAATCGATGGTTGACAAGTATTCAATTAATATTCTTTTGGATATTGTTCCTTTTATTCCTGATCCTGGAGTTCCTAATAATTCTGTTTTAAATGGAATTACTTCGGAACAATTTAAAGCATTGTATAAAAAAATTGAAGAACATGCAATAATTTCTCGTCAAGCTTTGGACACAGAAGATGGTGAAGAGTCGACAAAACTTTGGAAGAAAGTGTTTGGTAATGAGTTTCCAGTAAGTACTAGCTCATCTAATTCTTTATATAGCGAGCAAAATGCATCAACAAATTTTAACTTTCCAAATAAGCCGCTGAAACCAAACGGTCCAAATGGATTTGGGAAATAA
- a CDS encoding helix-turn-helix domain-containing protein: MSGLNSEVIKKIKKLRIEQGLGQERLSELAGLDPKYIYKLENGRFNLTLPTLERRINGLQMSNDDFFYLLINSRVSDSEIVNELLDSMNI, from the coding sequence ATGAGTGGTCTAAATAGTGAAGTAATAAAAAAGATAAAAAAACTTAGAATTGAACAAGGATTAGGTCAAGAAAGACTTTCAGAGTTAGCAGGATTAGACCCTAAATATATATACAAATTAGAGAATGGAAGGTTTAATTTAACTTTACCTACTTTAGAAAGGAGAATTAATGGGCTTCAAATGTCTAATGATGACTTTTTCTATTTATTGATTAATAGTCGTGTAAGTGATTCGGAGATAGTTAATGAACTATTAGATTCGATGAATATTTGA
- a CDS encoding alpha/beta fold hydrolase: MTNNKNFPTSKLISVNGVDLEVFEAGQENKGEPIILCHGWPEHAYSWRYQVAPLVEAGYHVIIPNQRGYGNSSCPEEVTQYDIEHLTGDFVALLDYYGYKNAVFMGHDWGASVVWSMALLHPERVKKMVNLCLPYQVRGEKPWIDFMEEFLGEDYYFVHFNKQPGVADAILNANISQFLNNLYRKNVPAQDPGEGMEMINLANATVALGEPVMSDDDLSVYISGFKQNGFTPSINWYRNLNRNWHLLGEVSPIVHQKTLMVYGEKDVIPPLPNIKDFVPNIDVKTLDTGHWIQEERPDELNQMILQWLEK, encoded by the coding sequence ATGACAAACAATAAGAACTTTCCAACATCAAAACTTATCTCGGTGAACGGTGTGGATTTAGAAGTTTTCGAAGCAGGACAAGAAAATAAAGGTGAACCTATTATACTTTGCCATGGATGGCCTGAGCATGCTTACTCTTGGAGATACCAAGTAGCTCCATTAGTTGAAGCTGGCTATCATGTCATCATTCCAAATCAACGTGGTTATGGTAATTCTTCTTGCCCAGAAGAGGTAACGCAATATGATATCGAACATTTAACAGGTGATTTTGTGGCTCTTTTAGATTACTATGGATACAAAAATGCTGTTTTTATGGGACATGATTGGGGAGCAAGTGTTGTTTGGAGTATGGCTTTACTGCATCCAGAACGTGTCAAAAAAATGGTTAATTTATGTTTACCTTATCAAGTACGTGGTGAAAAACCATGGATTGATTTTATGGAAGAGTTTTTAGGAGAAGACTATTATTTTGTTCACTTTAACAAACAACCAGGTGTTGCAGATGCAATATTAAATGCAAATATCTCACAATTTTTGAATAACTTGTATCGAAAAAATGTTCCAGCACAAGACCCTGGTGAAGGTATGGAAATGATTAATTTAGCTAATGCAACAGTTGCTTTAGGTGAGCCTGTAATGAGTGATGATGATCTTTCTGTTTATATCTCAGGGTTCAAACAAAATGGTTTCACTCCAAGTATTAATTGGTATAGAAATCTAAATCGTAACTGGCATTTGTTAGGTGAGGTTTCACCAATCGTTCATCAGAAAACATTAATGGTTTACGGGGAGAAAGACGTCATTCCACCACTACCAAATATAAAAGACTTTGTTCCTAATATTGATGTTAAGACGTTAGATACTGGACATTGGATTCAAGAAGAGAGACCCGATGAACTCAATCAAATGATCTTACAATGGCTAGAAAAATGA
- a CDS encoding MBL fold metallo-hydrolase — MKNRRIIQKERVKFIEIADDIFAAVSPYKGISWANAAFINRGPGLVFDTFFDLFHAEEMMEAFQEVSGGKKPAYVVNSHYNCDHTWGNKVFEDSCFIMHEYANTERIPETNSLGAWSKLVKLGKDAQGVTPGQQFLANELNGFDLAGVEWINPDIEISGDIDIRLGDTVAKILNVAPAHSDSDLLLWLPEDKVLFAGDIVFNGCGAYSEAGIHNWVNVLNRIINELKPEVVVPGHGAICGLEFVIEQRDYLLTVLEQFETHYDDEIDSVELCNKMDISDYLHWIRPERLYASVDALLKAKRGINEPASWEVLPEKFVQVRADMEKKYGDKMTEWDPMSVWSEE, encoded by the coding sequence ATGAAAAATAGAAGAATTATTCAAAAAGAACGCGTTAAATTTATTGAGATTGCTGATGATATTTTTGCAGCAGTTTCACCATATAAAGGAATTAGTTGGGCAAATGCAGCTTTCATTAATCGAGGACCAGGATTAGTTTTTGATACATTTTTTGACTTGTTTCATGCTGAAGAGATGATGGAAGCTTTCCAAGAAGTAAGTGGCGGAAAAAAACCTGCTTATGTAGTGAATTCACATTATAACTGCGATCACACTTGGGGAAATAAAGTGTTTGAAGATTCTTGCTTTATCATGCATGAATATGCGAATACAGAAAGAATACCTGAAACAAACTCACTTGGAGCTTGGAGTAAATTAGTTAAATTAGGAAAAGATGCTCAGGGCGTAACACCAGGTCAACAATTCCTTGCTAATGAATTAAATGGGTTTGATTTAGCAGGTGTTGAATGGATTAATCCAGATATTGAAATCAGTGGTGATATCGATATTCGATTAGGAGATACTGTGGCTAAAATTTTAAATGTGGCTCCTGCTCATTCGGACAGTGACTTACTTCTTTGGTTACCAGAAGATAAAGTTTTATTTGCTGGAGATATTGTCTTTAACGGATGTGGCGCTTATAGCGAAGCAGGTATTCATAACTGGGTGAACGTATTGAACCGTATTATTAATGAGTTGAAACCAGAAGTGGTTGTTCCAGGTCATGGGGCTATCTGTGGCCTAGAATTTGTTATCGAACAACGTGACTACCTACTAACAGTATTAGAACAATTTGAAACTCATTATGATGATGAAATTGATTCAGTTGAGCTATGTAACAAAATGGATATCTCAGATTACTTACACTGGATTAGACCAGAACGTCTTTACGCAAGTGTAGATGCTTTATTAAAGGCTAAAAGAGGCATTAATGAGCCTGCAAGTTGGGAAGTTCTTCCTGAAAAATTTGTTCAAGTAAGAGCAGATATGGAGAAAAAATACGGTGATAAAATGACCGAATGGGACCCAATGAGTGTTTGGTCTGAAGAATAA
- a CDS encoding serine/threonine-protein kinase, producing the protein MSLEKNKIVAGQYLILKEIHVSKSIDSKIFLIQNIEDEKVYVLKALFKQPEMDEISELFNREIKSLNLLNHPNIVTIFDSGEEEDFYYIILENLGGSVTLEKYIESNNDSILATLIIFKDILLGVNHAHDLEIIHRDLSPSNILITSDIGDKDIKIIDFGISKIRSLIFEETTTVNHYHNVLYSSPEQRDRERVSSYSDIYSLGCILLFMLSKKHPKSTEDGLEEQIQNLNVNSDIKRILMKATNKVISSRFTAIETFINDIDHQISLIENKDTTLHLKVTDSVVESLHKLGVLDFPRREEAQQYIKNSSDYFIYRTKNNEYHLISGLIKYKCVFDKNIGALILKHANSIPDYSQQENEIKRAFPINSNIDLFNFKVLKKDIVFLNKFMEKVDNEYRNFVKEKNNKKNEDRLIGLWTEKIKKEESYLHKKKNIGYYSGLEKNIETGYYYFEIDEIDDLDDIVIGKKITFMNNDKVRKQMKVGEIKKLVANRVIFSPELDFDDQNFSESGKFGIDYSENLIVTRRARRALDTLSLGKSKNKNLLNIIVDPSIASVKKPTEKIIFANAEMDDLNKEAVVKALGTQDIFLIQGPPGTGKSTVINELIYQIKKQEKNSKILLASQSHVAVDHIFNKLKKYFEKDLLVRVGNSDKISKESESNKIMNQTKLWTDSIKNKSFTYISSNHLDIDEELEEILEKMSASDFEVTDFYKEYEKIEKNESNQKDTAKSIAKWYKSLDSLESFDQLLLDKASIIASTCTGIASNNIMDSLSFDWVIIDEAAKSTVPEILIPMTKGKKVILVGDHKQLPPIVNEFSEKTLENTNKNALSESLFEDLFTLAKETEITLTLSKQFRMHPAISNLIDKVFYTDDVDIITDIKDTDRLTNYRIDEPIAWLSTERLSNNQQQETKSKSFSNVCEAQIILKELKTLEKMNPTDKKIKVGIISAYNGQKAILEKYIFSNSLEWKNLEIVIENVDAFQGSEVDVVFYSIVRSNMNKKIGFLSEQRRLNVALSRAKSRIIIVGNALFMKEASKKEHNYFEDVLIHMNRFNSESKIEVLRDGNY; encoded by the coding sequence ATGTCGTTAGAAAAAAACAAAATTGTTGCTGGACAATATTTGATATTGAAAGAAATCCATGTTTCTAAGTCGATAGATTCTAAAATTTTTTTAATTCAGAATATCGAGGACGAAAAAGTTTATGTGTTAAAAGCGCTTTTTAAACAACCGGAAATGGATGAAATATCAGAATTATTTAACAGAGAGATTAAATCTTTAAATTTATTAAATCATCCAAATATTGTTACAATCTTTGACTCAGGAGAAGAGGAAGATTTTTATTATATTATTTTAGAAAATTTGGGTGGAAGTGTTACATTAGAAAAGTATATTGAATCAAATAATGATTCAATATTAGCAACTTTGATAATTTTCAAAGATATACTATTAGGTGTAAATCATGCTCATGACTTAGAAATTATTCATAGAGACTTATCACCATCTAATATTCTAATAACAAGTGATATTGGTGATAAAGATATCAAAATAATAGATTTTGGCATTAGTAAGATACGAAGCCTTATTTTTGAAGAAACAACGACAGTAAATCATTATCATAATGTTTTATACTCATCACCAGAACAGAGGGATAGGGAGAGGGTTTCGAGCTATTCTGATATATATTCTTTAGGATGTATTTTATTATTCATGCTATCAAAAAAACATCCTAAAAGTACCGAAGATGGATTAGAAGAGCAAATTCAAAATTTGAATGTTAATAGTGATATAAAAAGAATATTAATGAAAGCAACAAATAAAGTAATCAGTTCACGCTTTACGGCTATTGAAACTTTTATAAATGATATTGACCACCAAATTTCATTAATTGAAAACAAGGATACGACATTGCACTTGAAAGTTACTGATTCAGTGGTCGAAAGTTTACACAAATTAGGTGTATTAGATTTTCCTAGACGTGAAGAAGCTCAACAATATATAAAAAATAGCTCAGACTATTTTATTTATAGAACCAAGAATAACGAATATCATTTAATTTCAGGGCTTATAAAGTATAAATGTGTGTTTGATAAAAATATAGGTGCCCTAATATTGAAGCATGCTAACAGTATCCCTGATTATTCTCAGCAAGAAAATGAAATTAAAAGAGCTTTTCCAATAAATTCCAATATTGACTTATTTAATTTTAAAGTATTAAAGAAAGATATAGTATTTTTAAATAAATTTATGGAAAAAGTTGATAACGAATACAGGAATTTTGTGAAGGAGAAGAACAACAAAAAAAATGAAGATCGTTTAATTGGATTGTGGACAGAAAAAATAAAGAAAGAAGAGTCTTATTTACATAAAAAGAAAAACATAGGGTATTATTCAGGGTTAGAAAAGAACATAGAAACTGGATATTACTATTTTGAGATTGATGAAATTGATGATCTAGATGATATAGTCATTGGTAAAAAGATTACATTCATGAATAATGATAAGGTAAGGAAACAAATGAAAGTAGGGGAAATCAAGAAATTAGTTGCTAACAGAGTGATTTTTTCTCCTGAACTAGATTTTGATGACCAAAATTTTTCGGAGTCAGGAAAGTTTGGTATAGATTACTCTGAAAATTTAATTGTTACTAGGAGAGCAAGAAGAGCATTAGACACTTTGAGTTTAGGTAAATCGAAAAATAAAAATTTGTTGAATATTATTGTTGACCCTTCGATTGCATCTGTAAAGAAACCGACAGAAAAGATTATTTTTGCTAATGCTGAAATGGATGATTTAAACAAAGAAGCCGTTGTAAAAGCCCTAGGAACACAGGATATTTTTTTGATACAAGGACCACCTGGAACAGGGAAGTCTACAGTGATTAATGAATTGATTTATCAAATAAAAAAACAAGAAAAAAACTCTAAAATTTTATTAGCTTCTCAATCTCATGTAGCAGTTGATCATATTTTTAATAAATTAAAAAAATATTTTGAAAAAGACTTATTAGTTAGAGTGGGTAACAGTGATAAAATATCCAAAGAATCTGAATCAAATAAAATTATGAATCAAACAAAATTATGGACAGATTCAATAAAAAATAAATCCTTTACCTATATTAGTAGTAATCATTTAGATATAGATGAAGAATTAGAAGAAATTTTAGAAAAAATGAGTGCTTCAGATTTTGAAGTGACAGATTTCTATAAAGAGTATGAAAAAATTGAGAAAAATGAATCTAATCAAAAAGATACAGCTAAAAGTATAGCTAAGTGGTATAAAAGTTTGGATTCCTTAGAAAGCTTTGATCAATTATTATTGGATAAGGCTTCTATAATAGCTTCAACATGTACAGGGATAGCATCTAATAATATTATGGATTCATTATCTTTTGATTGGGTAATCATTGATGAGGCAGCTAAGTCTACTGTACCAGAAATTTTGATTCCAATGACTAAAGGAAAGAAAGTGATTTTAGTTGGAGATCATAAACAATTACCACCAATAGTAAATGAATTTAGTGAAAAAACATTAGAGAATACAAATAAAAATGCACTATCTGAAAGTTTATTTGAAGATCTATTTACATTAGCAAAAGAGACAGAAATAACTCTTACTTTATCAAAGCAATTTAGAATGCATCCAGCAATTTCGAACTTAATTGATAAAGTGTTTTATACTGATGATGTTGATATCATTACCGATATTAAAGATACTGATAGATTAACGAATTATAGGATTGATGAACCGATTGCGTGGCTTTCAACTGAACGACTGAGTAATAATCAACAACAAGAAACTAAATCTAAGTCATTTTCAAATGTCTGTGAAGCTCAGATAATTTTAAAAGAATTAAAGACATTAGAAAAAATGAATCCAACAGATAAAAAAATAAAAGTGGGAATTATTTCTGCATATAATGGACAAAAAGCAATTCTTGAAAAATATATATTTTCTAATTCTTTAGAATGGAAAAATTTAGAAATTGTAATAGAGAATGTAGATGCTTTTCAAGGATCGGAAGTAGATGTTGTTTTTTACAGTATAGTTCGATCAAATATGAATAAAAAAATTGGTTTTCTAAGTGAACAAAGAAGATTAAATGTTGCGTTGTCTCGAGCGAAATCTAGAATTATCATTGTAGGGAATGCACTTTTTATGAAAGAGGCTTCTAAAAAAGAACATAACTATTTTGAAGATGTATTGATTCATATGAATAGGTTTAATAGTGAAAGTAAGATAGAGGTGTTACGCGATGGGAATTATTAA
- a CDS encoding bifunctional enoyl-CoA hydratase/phosphate acetyltransferase, translating into MVLTNFQQIEDKLKLQSRQIRVAVAAAGDKHTLESIFTAMKRGIIIPILVGDKTKILEITDELGMTIESEQIINVSDNVAACQKAVSLVREKKADFIMKGLVDTSVLLKEVVNKETGLGTGNVMSHVAFHEVPTYHKLLCIVDCAMFPYPTLQNKKDIINNTVNTYLSLGQENPKVGVLACVEKVNPKMPETVEANELSKMCDQGEIPNCIVRGPISYDCAVSKEIAEHKGYASDIAGDVDVLVAPNIHAGNIMTKMLTCTSGAKAAGIIVGAMCPIVLASRGSSSEEKYMSLVLAAASA; encoded by the coding sequence ATGGTGTTAACTAACTTTCAACAAATTGAAGATAAGCTTAAGCTTCAAAGTAGACAAATTCGCGTAGCAGTCGCTGCTGCAGGAGATAAACATACCTTAGAATCTATTTTTACAGCGATGAAAAGAGGTATCATCATTCCTATTCTAGTTGGTGATAAAACTAAAATCTTAGAAATAACAGATGAGTTAGGAATGACTATCGAGTCAGAACAAATTATTAATGTGTCAGATAATGTAGCGGCTTGTCAAAAAGCAGTTTCTCTTGTAAGAGAGAAAAAAGCTGATTTCATTATGAAAGGCTTGGTGGATACATCCGTTTTATTAAAAGAAGTTGTTAATAAAGAAACGGGTTTAGGAACAGGAAATGTAATGTCCCATGTGGCATTTCATGAAGTACCAACTTATCATAAATTACTTTGTATTGTTGATTGCGCGATGTTTCCATATCCAACTCTGCAGAATAAGAAAGATATCATTAACAATACAGTAAATACTTATCTATCTTTGGGCCAAGAAAATCCTAAGGTTGGTGTACTTGCCTGTGTAGAAAAAGTAAATCCTAAAATGCCAGAAACAGTCGAAGCAAACGAACTAAGCAAGATGTGTGATCAAGGTGAAATTCCAAATTGCATCGTTCGAGGACCTATCTCATATGATTGTGCAGTGAGTAAAGAAATAGCCGAGCATAAAGGGTATGCAAGTGATATTGCAGGAGATGTAGATGTGTTAGTTGCTCCCAACATACATGCCGGAAATATCATGACTAAGATGTTAACTTGTACAAGTGGAGCCAAAGCAGCAGGAATTATTGTAGGAGCAATGTGCCCTATCGTATTAGCCTCGCGAGGCTCTTCCTCAGAAGAAAAATACATGTCACTTGTATTAGCTGCAGCAAGTGCATAA
- a CDS encoding YdeI/OmpD-associated family protein: MARKMSEVLYFSNQKEFIDWLENHHQTTNEIWVGFFKKKSNKVSLTWSESVDCALSFGWIDGIRKKVDEDSYKIRFTPRKPNSVWSKVNVQKVERLIELNQMKPEGLVLYHQRKDQEGYSAVSRNIQLTKEYEDEIKNDPKAWEFFNQLPASYKRDSIWWIMSAKKEETRLRRLNRLISSWKKEEMFRP; encoded by the coding sequence ATGGCTAGAAAAATGAGTGAGGTTCTATATTTTAGTAATCAAAAAGAATTTATTGATTGGTTAGAGAATCATCACCAAACAACAAATGAAATCTGGGTCGGTTTTTTTAAGAAAAAAAGTAATAAAGTTAGTCTTACTTGGTCTGAGTCAGTGGATTGCGCTCTTTCCTTTGGTTGGATAGATGGCATAAGAAAAAAAGTAGATGAAGATAGTTATAAAATCCGTTTTACACCGCGTAAACCTAATAGTGTCTGGAGTAAAGTAAACGTTCAGAAGGTAGAAAGACTAATTGAACTTAATCAAATGAAGCCAGAAGGATTAGTTCTTTATCATCAAAGAAAAGATCAAGAAGGATACTCAGCAGTTAGTAGGAATATTCAACTTACAAAAGAGTATGAAGATGAAATTAAAAATGATCCAAAGGCTTGGGAGTTCTTTAATCAACTTCCAGCTTCTTATAAAAGGGATTCTATTTGGTGGATAATGAGTGCTAAAAAAGAAGAAACTAGACTGAGAAGATTGAATCGATTAATAAGTTCTTGGAAGAAAGAAGAGATGTTTAGGCCTTGA